The window TCATTTGGATTTGAGTTATAACTCTCTTTCCAGTGTCATTTCTTCCTCTCTTGGAAATTTAACCAACCTGGAATACTTGGACCTTAGTTTCAATTCAATCAACTGTTCCATCCCttttgaaattgggaatttaaaGAATCTGGTTGCTTTGAATTTGAGTTCTAACTCTCTTTCCAGTGTCATTCCTTCCTTTCTGGGAAATTTAACCAACCTGGAATACTTGGACCTTAGTTTCAATTCAATCAACGGTTCCATCCCttttgaaattgggaatttaagGAATGTGGTTGCTTTGAATTTGAGTTCTAACTCTCTTTCCAGTGTCATTCCTTCCTCTCTTGGAAATTTAACCAACCTGGAATACTTGGACCTTAGTTTCAATTCAATCAACGGTTCCATCCCttttgaaattgggaatttaagGAATGTGGTTGCTTTGAATTTGAGTTATAACTCTCTTTCCAGTGTCATTCCTTCCTCTCTTGGAAATTTAACCAACCTGGAATACTTGGACCTTAGTTTCAATTCAATCAACGGTTCCATCCCttttgaaattgggaatttaagGAATGTGGTTGCTTTGAATTTGAGTTCTAACTCTCTTTCCAGTGTCATTCCTTCCTTTCTTGGAAATTTAACCAACCTGGAATACTTGGACCTTAGTTTCAATTCAATCAACGGTTCCATCCCTTctgaaattgggaatttaaaGAATCTGGCCGCTTTGAATTTGAGTTCTAACTATCTTTCCAGTGTCATTCCTTCCTCTCTTGGAAATTTAACCAATCTGGTTACATTGTCCCTCACTTTGAACTCCCTTGTTGGTGCTATTCCTTCATCTGTGGGCAACCTCATTAATTTAACTGAGTTCAATATTTGTGGAAATCAAATCAGGGGTTGCATCCCTTTCGAGATAGGGAACTTGAAGAATATGGCTAGCTTAGACCTTAGCGATAATTTGATCAATGTAAAGATACCTTCCCAGCTCCAAAACTTGGAGAGCTTAGAAAACTTGAATCTTTCCCACAATAAACTCTCAGGTCACATTCCTACTCTTCCAAAATATGGGTGGTTATCAATTGATTTGTCATACAATGATTTGGAGGGTCATATACCCATTGAATTACAACTTGAACATTCACCGGAGGTGTTTAGCTACAACAAAGGTTTATGTGGTGAAATAAAAGGTTGGCCACATTGCAAAAGAGGACATAAAACTATGCTCATCACTACTATTGCTATATCTACCatcttgtttcttctttttgcGGTGTTTGGGTTTCTCTTGCTTTCGCGGAAGATGAGACAAAATCAAACCAAGAcaccattgaaaaaaaatgaaaaaaatggagatatattttcaatatgGAACTATGATGGAAAGATTGCTTACGAAGACATCATTGAAGCAACAGAAGACTTTGATATCAAATACTGCATAGGTACTGGAGGCTATGGCACTGTTTACAAGGCTCAATTGCCTACAGGCAATGTGGTAGCCTTGAAAAAGCTTCATGGATGGGAAAGAGATGAGGCAACATActttaaaagttttcaaaatgaGGTGCAGGTTTTGTCAAAAATACAACATCGGAATATCATAAAACTTCATGGCTATTGTTTGCACAAAAGATGCATGTTTTTGATTTACAAGTACATGGAAAGAGGAAGCTTATTCGGTGTATTGAGCAATGAAGTCGAAGCTTTGGAATTGGATTGGATTAAAAGGGTGAATGTGGTCAAAAGCATAGTCCATGCCTTATGCTATATGCATCATGACTATACTCTGCCCATTATTCATAGGGACATATCAAGCAGCAATATTCTTTTGGACTCTAAATTGGACGCTTTTCTATCGGATTTTGGTACTGCTAGACTGCTGCATCATGATTCATCCAATCAAACTGTTCTTGCAGGCACTTATGGTTACATAGCGCCAGGTAAGTACACAACAGTTTTTCTTTCAGCTTTTACTCTTTCGATATATCTTTTGaacttttggttgtttttgttttaataagtTTGGTATCTTTGAGATTTGATGTATTTAGTACTTTTATACTTCCTATTATATACTTCATAGAAGTCACAAATTATACTGGATGAAGGGAAAGGAGATATTATTGCCAACCAAACCAAACTTTTTCTACTATTATTACTTATGAAGAGCTTGAAAGTGAATAAAttcttctaaatttttaatatattgtttttctttatatttttcatgcaaaGTAAATAATAGCTCCCAACTATGTAGATATTCTTCGCTTTGGGCCTAAGGGGCCCACATGAATTTAAAACATGCCTATAAGGTTGAGGGAAACTCATTCATATATAATGTCAAaactttttgttttcatatctATCGTGGGATATCACATTCATTCCTTATGTAAAGGTAATATCCTGTTTATGTCCCATGAGATTGTAGAGTCAAACAAACTTTCACATCATGGTTATAGATTAACTTTATATCATTTGTAATGATCTGCTCTCAACTATGTGGATATTACTTGTTATGGgcatatatatttcttttaaagttccaaataaaaaaggaaattctTAATAGTTATTCATAAAATGTTGTAAAAAATGGTTTGAGAGTAAGAgaactttatataaaaaatactaatcAATGTTCTCTCAAGCATTTTCCAAATAGTTGTCTTCATTGTCCCAATAagtcccaaatatttttaaaaattccttaCAATAGTTTTTCAAAGGTTTAATATAAGTtgtaaaaattaacttaatttcatcacaatttagaaataaaacgTTGTCAAATGTCAATGCAATGCTATGAAACATTCTCAACATTTTGTAAGTACAGATAATATGAGAAAACTAAATGAATgtttctttctcatttgtgcaatatttttttttcttgttttgattcTTAACAGAGCTTGCCTACACTATGGTTGTGACGGAAAAATGTGATGTTTATAGCTTTGGAGTGGTGGCGCTTGAGACAATGATGGGAAAGCATCCAAGAGAACTTTTCACCTTATTGTCTTCCTCATCAGCTCAAAGCATAATGCTCACTGATATATTAGATTCACGTCTCCCATCTCCTCAAGATCAACAAGTTGCTAGAGATGTAGTTCTTGTGGTCTGGTTGGCACTCAAATGCATACATTCTAATCCGAGATCTCGTCCAACAATGCAACTCATCTCATCGAGGCTTCTTACTCAATTACCATTTCTTGAAACTTTTCATGGGATTTCACTTTGGCTATTGAATACTCAAGAAATATAATTAGGTAACTAGAATGCAACGAtgatacaaatttttatttgttttcatattacCAATGTGTGCTCCATATTTTGTTTCaacttcataattttcataagccaagatgatttattaatatatatatatatatatatatatatataggtggaTGTTAAATTGAATTCACTCAGAGTATCACCCACATTGTACTTATTAATAGTCCATTCTGCTTCTCTATTTCTTCTTAAAGTAATAGTAGTCTTTAATAGTAGTACACATCCCTTGTATCTCAATCGTATTACTTACTAAAGTAAGACAATATTTAGTTGATTTGATATACATAATATTGGATGAGATAAAAGATGAAATAACATATCTTATCCTAGGATTGGTTAGTTTTAGGATAGGGTAAATGATCTCATCctttaattatcatatatcaTGTTCAATCAAACAttccataaaataatttatggacCCATTCTCTTTATACATCCTCTTTACATAGAATATAATAATTCTAAGTTGAgatatatacatatttcatatatcataaatttattcttcttctatttttttttaaaaaaaattttgtcaaccttctcattttaaaaacaaaaagttttgattaaaaaaaaattaaatttttagtttgaaataaGAAcgaattagaaatattttatagtaaACTATACATGATTAAATTAGTAGAATAAGTTTATACTAATTCTTGGTTTTGGTTGAATCAGGGGTTTTCTTCATCAAATATGGCAATTGAATTTGGTGATATCTTTCCACTTTCTGTGCTGGTTTTGTGAGCTTGAGAATAATACCGTTTCTAGTTCTCTTCCCATATCTTGGGAAAAAGACTTGCACGAATATTGTATTAATTCCTATTTTCTATGAAAGATATTCATTTTTGCATGGTTTATTTTACCTCCATcttgaagaatttttttccccaagtaAAGTCATTGGTGTTTATCTTGGATGGACACTCAAGCGCTTGATAATGTGTTGTTGCCTAATTTCTAGTTGAGATCTATCCTACATTGTTGTAGGTCCTTGTTCAAATCTTACTAtaggaacctttttttttttttttttgcttgcttCTACTCTATTTAAGGATTATTTACTCCAACAGGAAAGGCCAATCCAATTAAGTTTTAGCAACTCAACTAAAGTATTTGTCTAGGTGAGTGGTATAAAGGGTCAAGTTTACAATACCAGTAgtctaagagtgtgtttgacaatgattctaaaaagtatttctaacatttttaatacttgaaaaataaaaattttcaagtgataGAAAGATTGGAAGTGCTTTCGAAAATCACTATCCAATGGACTCTAATTCAGTAAACTAATAGCTTGTTTGAGGTGTCTAGTTAGGCAACTAGAAAAAGTGAGTTGCATTTTAATTACCACATTGAGGTGTGTTAAGTTAACTAGATTGAAGTCAAAGGAAACACTTAAGTGGCCAACCATGTGAAGTGCTTTTCAAAGCATGGTAAATCAATTAGTTACTATATATGAAAATGACAATTGATGATAAGATGCAGTCTCTTTGTTGTTGTGTTCATTGCAAGACATTTGAGAGACACCTATTGTGAATGTTAGTAAcaagtagaaaataaaatttaagtacaaaaataaaatattaatacatgttttgtgaatcaatatttttattaatttttaatagataGAGATTACAGGTGGAACCATGTGACATGGTACCCAAGAATTATGCTTCAAATTAGTGCAAAGAAGACTTGTTTCCCAACAAATTAATGTCCAATGGAGAGTTGGGAGAAGACTTGTTTGACTTGCTTGAGATGTTGTGTGGGTGAAAGAAGAGAGTTGTTAGATCAACACCAACACCACTTCTATAAAACCATCAACTGGGgaatatatagcaaaattaatcaaaaataagaaaaaatggagTGGTGTTTCATTAATCCATGTAGGGTGTTGGTGGTTTCAGTGGTATTGTTATCATGTAACATGTTCTTGATCTCATCACCTCCTGCTGCTGCTGCTACAAGTGAGGCACAGGTGGAGGCTGAGGCCGAGGCTCTCCGCAACTTCACTTCGTGGTGGTACATGGAAAACACTACTTCTCATCATTGCACATGGGACGGCATCACCTGCAACAGGGAGGGACATGTCATTCAGATTTACTTTCCAGACTACTATGAAGCAACGATTGAGCTTAGCCAGTTGAAGTTTTCTTCATTTCCCAGCCTCCTCCATCTCAACCTTAGCCATTCTTCCATCTATGGTCACATCCCAGATGATATAGGTATGCTTACAAAACTCACTTACCTCCGTATCTCTGATTGTGGACTTGATGGTGAGCTACCTGTTTCACTGGGTAACCTCACTCTATTAGAGGAATTGGATTTGAGTTATAACTATGACCTCTCTGGTGCCATCCCTTCCTCTCTTGGATATTTGAAGAATCTTATTCATTTGGATTTGAGTCATAATTTTCTCTCTGGTGTCATCTCTTCCTCTTTTGGAAATTTAACCAATCTCAAATATTTAAACCTAAGTGTCAATGAAATCAATGGTTCTATTCCTTACCAAATTGGGAATTTGAAGAATCTGATTTATTTGGATTTGGGTTATAACTCTCTTTCTAGTGTCATTCCTTCCTCTCTTGGAAGTTTAACCAACCTGGAATACTTATCCCTTAATTTCAATCAAATCAACGGTTCCATCCCTTCTGAAATTAGGAATTTAAAGAATCTGAttcatttggatttggattCTAACTCTCTTTCCAGTGTCATTCCTTCCTCTCTTGGAAGTTTAACCAACCTGGAATACTTGTACCTTAATTTCAATCGAATCAACGGTTCCATCCCttttgaaattgggaatttaaaatttttagttcaATTGTCCTTGAGTCATAATGCCCTTGTTGGTGCTATTCCTTCATCTTTGGGTCATCTTACAAATCTGACTTATTTCCATCTCATCAACAATCAAATCCAAGGTCCCATTCCCTTGACATTTGGTCATCTTACCAAGTTGTCTCATTTGTATCTTTGTTACAATCAAATCAACGGTTCCATCTCTCCTGGAATTTGAAATCTGAAGAATCTATTCCATCTCAGATTGGATCATAACAATTTTACCGTAGTTATTCCTTCATCTTTGGGTTATCTCATTCATTTAAATGAGCTCAGTATTAGTAGAAATCGAATCAATGGTCGCATCCCTTCTAAGATAGGAAATTTGAATAATCTGATAGCCTCGACCTTAGTGATAACTTGATCCATGGAAAGATACCTTCCCAACTCCAGAACTTGAAGATCTTAGTAAACTTGAATCTTTCCCACAATAAACTTTCAGGTTGCATTCCTCCTCTTGCTATATATGACCACATAAGGTCATCACTTGATTTATCACACAACGATTTAGAGGGTCATATACCCTTTGGATTACAGTCTAAATTCTCTAGGGGCGCATTTGACAACAACAAAGGTTTATGTGGCGAAATCAATGGTTGGCTGCATTGCAAAAGAGGACATAAAATTGT of the Vitis vinifera cultivar Pinot Noir 40024 chromosome 10, ASM3070453v1 genome contains:
- the LOC100264787 gene encoding MDIS1-interacting receptor like kinase 2 — translated: MEWCSINTCRVLVVSVVLLSYNMLLISSPPAAAATTDAQVEAEAEALRNSTWWWYMENTTSHHCTWDGITCNREGHVIQITYSYIDGTMVELSQLKFSSFPSLLHLNVSHSSIYGPIPDEIGMLTKLTYLRISECDVYGELPVSLGNLTLLEELDLSYNYDLFGAIPSSLGSLTNLEYLSLNFNRINAPIPSEIGNLKNLIHLDLGSNSLSSVLPYLSLNFNRINDPIPSEIGNLKNLIHLDLSYNSLSSVISSSLGNLTNLEYLDLSFNSINCSIPFEIGNLKNLVALNLSSNSLSSVIPSFLGNLTNLEYLDLSFNSINGSIPFEIGNLRNVVALNLSSNSLSSVIPSSLGNLTNLEYLDLSFNSINGSIPFEIGNLRNVVALNLSYNSLSSVIPSSLGNLTNLEYLDLSFNSINGSIPFEIGNLRNVVALNLSSNSLSSVIPSFLGNLTNLEYLDLSFNSINGSIPSEIGNLKNLAALNLSSNYLSSVIPSSLGNLTNLVTLSLTLNSLVGAIPSSVGNLINLTEFNICGNQIRGCIPFEIGNLKNMASLDLSDNLINVKIPSQLQNLESLENLNLSHNKLSGHIPTLPKYGWLSIDLSYNDLEGHIPIELQLEHSPEVFSYNKGLCGEIKGWPHCKRGHKTMLITTIAISTILFLLFAVFGFLLLSRKMRQNQTKTPLKKNEKNGDIFSIWNYDGKIAYEDIIEATEDFDIKYCIGTGGYGTVYKAQLPTGNVVALKKLHGWERDEATYFKSFQNEVQVLSKIQHRNIIKLHGYCLHKRCMFLIYKYMERGSLFGVLSNEVEALELDWIKRVNVVKSIVHALCYMHHDYTLPIIHRDISSSNILLDSKLDAFLSDFGTARLLHHDSSNQTVLAGTYGYIAPELAYTMVVTEKCDVYSFGVVALETMMGKHPRELFTLLSSSSAQSIMLTDILDSRLPSPQDQQVARDVVLVVWLALKCIHSNPRSRPTMQLISSRLLTQLPFLETFHGISLWLLNTQEI